One Fibrobacter sp. UWP2 genomic region harbors:
- a CDS encoding 50S ribosomal protein L11 methyltransferase, which produces MKKVDTWYKAQGYCPTEDFELASYLLFEAGVATLEELDPVADGRTDFCFYTGDKAERDRIVAEFPQYHFAVTEEPAKDWDKWWRDRAQPVSVSPRLWVRPPWVDFKPEDPNAVVLELEAKTAFGTGEHDTTSSCATLMENIDFKGKTVLDIGTGTGILAMFARRMGAKLAVGTEIDPLTIPCIAENFERNGFGQSDCLLGFLDAFKDGTKFDVILCNMIRSELWPLRDDIEYLLAPGGELIISGQLLTEKDYILKWFDEAGYKVVQERISTEWWSVLARS; this is translated from the coding sequence ATGAAGAAAGTCGATACCTGGTACAAGGCTCAGGGATATTGCCCTACCGAAGATTTTGAACTGGCGAGCTACCTGCTTTTTGAGGCGGGCGTCGCGACGCTCGAGGAATTGGACCCGGTGGCCGATGGTCGTACGGATTTTTGCTTTTATACGGGCGACAAGGCCGAGAGGGACCGCATTGTGGCGGAGTTCCCGCAATATCACTTTGCCGTGACCGAGGAGCCCGCGAAGGATTGGGACAAGTGGTGGCGTGACCGCGCCCAGCCTGTTTCGGTTTCGCCCCGCCTGTGGGTGCGCCCGCCCTGGGTCGATTTCAAACCCGAGGACCCGAATGCCGTTGTGCTGGAACTTGAAGCGAAGACTGCCTTTGGCACCGGTGAACATGACACCACGAGCAGTTGCGCGACGCTCATGGAGAATATCGATTTCAAGGGCAAGACTGTATTGGACATCGGTACCGGTACGGGAATATTGGCGATGTTCGCCCGCCGCATGGGAGCCAAGCTCGCCGTGGGCACCGAGATTGACCCGCTCACTATCCCCTGCATAGCGGAGAACTTTGAACGCAACGGTTTTGGCCAGAGCGATTGCCTTCTGGGCTTTTTGGACGCCTTCAAGGACGGCACCAAGTTCGATGTCATCTTGTGCAACATGATTCGCAGCGAACTATGGCCGCTCCGTGACGACATCGAGTACCTGCTCGCCCCTGGCGGGGAGCTCATCATTAGCGGGCAGTTGTTGACCGAGAAGGATTACATTCTCAAGTGGTTCGACGAAGCCGGTTACAAGGTTGTGCAAGAAAGAATAAGCACGGAGTGGTGGAGCGTCTTGGCGAGATCGTGA
- a CDS encoding YgiQ family radical SAM protein, with the protein MYDPRFLPICQEDLDALGWDYVDVILISADAYVDHPSFGHAVVSRLLEHEGLRVAILPQPNWRDDLRDFKKLGKPRMFFAISSGMDSMVNHYTAAKRLRSDDAFTPGNKAGFRPDYATYTYAKILKLLYPDVPVMIGGLESSLRRVTHYDYWSDRLKPSILAETQADLLIYGMGEKPMKEMVRLLKKGVPFKNLTSIPQTAYLAPRGHVPANKNWEDLHLASHEECLADKRTQLNNYRKVELESNKIHAKRILQNVGEQTVVINPPYPPLEYGEIDESFEYPYARAPHPRYKKRGAIPAFDMIKFSINTHRGCFGGCSFCAINAHQGKFIASRSRESILREVEKVTQMEGFAGTITDLGGPSANMYKMRGRDRCRCEKCARPSCVFPKICDNMDTHHAELLSLYREIRANPKVKHLFIGSGVRYDLLLQETDDEALRKDHEEYARELIDYHVSGRLKVAPEHTSEAVLKLIRKPSFSLFRKFKEFFDAECKRIGKRQQIIPYFISSHPGCTEADMAELALETKQLGFQLEQVQDFTPTPMTIATEMFYAEMLPDGSPLYVAKTPSQKAGQKQFFFWYIPENRPKIRAVLERLKMGKLSRLLLSRTANAEGKEYHPSEEREANPEARERERQKREERAQIMKPKKEKKRWTEEEREQRNLERDEYFEKRRRAQDPAFNHGPKKKERFGKKSPWGK; encoded by the coding sequence ATGTACGACCCGCGATTCCTCCCCATTTGCCAAGAAGACCTGGACGCCCTAGGCTGGGATTACGTGGACGTCATCCTCATTAGCGCCGACGCCTACGTAGACCACCCGAGCTTTGGGCATGCCGTGGTGAGCCGCCTCTTGGAGCACGAAGGACTCCGCGTCGCAATACTCCCGCAGCCAAATTGGCGCGACGACTTGCGCGACTTCAAAAAGCTGGGGAAACCCCGCATGTTCTTTGCCATTTCGAGCGGCATGGACAGCATGGTGAACCACTACACCGCGGCAAAGCGCCTGCGCAGTGACGACGCCTTTACGCCAGGCAACAAGGCGGGGTTCCGCCCCGATTACGCAACATACACTTACGCAAAAATTTTGAAGCTCCTCTACCCCGACGTGCCGGTAATGATTGGCGGGCTCGAAAGCAGTCTTCGCCGCGTAACTCATTACGATTATTGGAGCGACAGACTCAAGCCGAGCATTTTGGCCGAAACGCAAGCGGACCTGCTTATTTACGGCATGGGCGAAAAGCCAATGAAAGAGATGGTGCGTCTCCTCAAAAAAGGCGTGCCGTTCAAGAACCTCACAAGCATCCCGCAAACAGCGTACCTCGCCCCGCGCGGCCACGTGCCTGCAAACAAGAACTGGGAAGACCTGCATCTCGCAAGCCACGAGGAATGCCTCGCCGACAAGCGAACGCAACTGAACAATTACCGCAAAGTGGAACTCGAAAGCAACAAGATCCACGCCAAACGTATTTTGCAGAACGTTGGCGAACAAACGGTCGTCATCAACCCGCCATACCCGCCGCTCGAATACGGCGAAATCGACGAGAGTTTTGAATACCCCTACGCCCGCGCACCGCACCCGCGCTACAAAAAACGCGGCGCCATCCCGGCGTTCGACATGATCAAGTTCAGCATCAACACGCACCGCGGCTGTTTTGGCGGTTGCAGTTTTTGCGCCATCAACGCACACCAGGGCAAGTTCATTGCGAGCCGCAGCCGCGAGAGCATTTTGCGCGAGGTGGAAAAAGTCACGCAAATGGAAGGCTTTGCCGGGACAATCACCGATTTGGGCGGTCCCAGCGCGAACATGTACAAGATGCGCGGACGCGACCGCTGCCGTTGCGAAAAGTGCGCCCGCCCGAGTTGTGTGTTTCCCAAGATTTGCGACAACATGGACACGCACCACGCCGAACTCTTGAGCCTGTACCGCGAAATCCGCGCGAACCCGAAGGTAAAGCACCTGTTTATCGGTAGCGGCGTGCGCTACGACCTGCTATTGCAAGAGACCGACGACGAGGCGCTCCGCAAGGACCACGAGGAATACGCCCGCGAGCTCATTGACTACCATGTGAGCGGCCGCCTCAAGGTCGCCCCCGAGCACACGAGCGAAGCGGTGCTCAAGCTCATCCGCAAGCCGAGTTTTTCGCTGTTCCGCAAATTCAAGGAATTCTTTGACGCCGAATGCAAGCGCATTGGCAAGCGACAGCAGATTATCCCTTACTTTATCAGTAGCCACCCCGGGTGTACCGAAGCCGACATGGCGGAACTCGCCCTCGAGACCAAACAACTGGGCTTTCAACTGGAGCAGGTGCAGGACTTCACACCGACCCCCATGACCATCGCCACGGAGATGTTCTACGCCGAGATGCTCCCCGACGGGAGCCCGCTCTATGTGGCAAAAACACCCTCGCAAAAGGCGGGGCAAAAACAGTTCTTCTTCTGGTACATCCCCGAGAACCGCCCCAAAATCCGCGCGGTACTCGAACGCCTCAAGATGGGCAAACTCTCACGGCTGCTCTTAAGCCGCACGGCAAACGCCGAAGGCAAGGAATACCATCCCAGTGAGGAACGCGAGGCCAACCCGGAGGCCCGTGAACGAGAGCGGCAAAAGCGCGAAGAGCGCGCCCAAATCATGAAACCAAAAAAAGAAAAGAAACGCTGGACCGAAGAGGAACGCGAACAACGCAACCTCGAACGCGACGAGTACTTTGAAAAACGCCGCCGCGCCCAGGACCCAGCCTTCAATCACGGGCCCAAAAAGAAGGAACGCTTCGGCAAAAAGAGCCCGTGGGGGAAGTAG
- a CDS encoding flavodoxin family protein — protein sequence MAETKKILVMVGSPKNERSGTLIPTKAFVEGLEQNGNYETEYVFIDRLNITPCRGCLSCWGREDGSCFMKDDDIPMIREKLINSDVVIWSFPLFLFSIPGQMKVLMDRIVGMVHPYMGQRLEDPDYMNKKMHGLQFQKEGQKIILLSSCAWTDIDVVYEPIRKQFNIILGEDGYDLVVAPQMRALHHRGGERRLNMLRDKFRKGGAELATTGKLSQEVIDYMQKPIFSDAAYRELVVQFVTHMFDRDDNF from the coding sequence ATGGCAGAAACAAAGAAAATACTGGTGATGGTAGGAAGCCCCAAAAATGAACGCAGCGGGACTTTGATCCCGACGAAGGCGTTTGTGGAGGGCCTCGAACAGAACGGTAATTACGAGACCGAATACGTCTTTATCGACCGCCTGAACATTACTCCCTGCCGCGGTTGCCTCAGTTGCTGGGGCCGTGAAGACGGCAGCTGCTTTATGAAAGACGACGACATCCCCATGATTCGCGAAAAGCTGATCAATTCCGATGTGGTCATTTGGAGTTTCCCGCTTTTCTTGTTCAGCATCCCTGGGCAAATGAAAGTGCTCATGGACCGCATTGTGGGTATGGTTCACCCGTACATGGGGCAGCGCCTGGAAGACCCCGACTACATGAATAAAAAGATGCACGGTTTGCAGTTTCAAAAAGAGGGTCAAAAGATCATTTTGCTTTCAAGCTGCGCCTGGACTGACATTGACGTGGTGTACGAGCCCATTCGCAAGCAGTTCAACATCATTTTGGGTGAGGACGGTTACGATTTGGTGGTGGCGCCGCAGATGCGCGCACTGCACCACCGTGGTGGCGAACGCCGCCTGAACATGCTCCGCGACAAGTTCCGCAAGGGCGGCGCCGAGCTCGCGACCACCGGCAAGCTCTCCCAGGAAGTCATCGACTACATGCAAAAGCCCATCTTTAGCGATGCTGCCTACCGCGAACTCGTGGTGCAGTTTGTGACGCACATGTTCGATAGGGACGACAATTTTTAA
- a CDS encoding epoxyqueuosine reductase QueH — MGDVKKAGMPPKHNYQVDLDRIIRRLQRTGEVPSLLLHACCGPCSSYTIEYLSQYFNITIFYYNPNIAPEAEYRHRVEEIKRFISEFQANHPEMKHPVKFIEGDYHPEKFYAIAHGLENEPEGGKRCRKCFELRLAESARIAKEQKADYFTTTLTISPMKDAQVLNNVVQEQCDIYGVRRLPSDFKKKGGYKRSIQLSHEYNLYRQNFCGCVYSMRDAKDL, encoded by the coding sequence ATGGGCGATGTCAAAAAAGCGGGCATGCCCCCCAAACACAACTACCAAGTGGACCTGGACCGCATAATACGGCGGCTCCAGCGCACGGGCGAAGTTCCGAGCCTGCTTTTGCACGCGTGCTGCGGACCTTGCAGCAGCTACACCATCGAATACCTGTCGCAGTATTTCAACATCACGATTTTCTATTACAACCCGAACATCGCGCCCGAAGCAGAATACCGCCACCGCGTCGAAGAAATCAAGCGCTTTATTTCGGAATTCCAGGCGAACCACCCCGAAATGAAACACCCGGTGAAATTTATCGAGGGCGATTACCATCCCGAGAAATTCTACGCCATCGCACACGGCCTAGAAAACGAGCCCGAGGGCGGCAAGCGCTGCCGCAAATGCTTCGAGCTCCGCCTCGCCGAATCTGCACGCATCGCCAAGGAACAGAAAGCCGACTACTTCACGACGACCTTAACCATAAGCCCCATGAAGGATGCCCAGGTGCTGAACAATGTGGTGCAGGAGCAGTGCGACATCTACGGCGTGCGCCGCCTCCCGAGCGACTTCAAAAAGAAGGGCGGCTACAAGCGCTCCATCCAGCTCTCGCACGAGTACAACCTGTACCGCCAAAATTTTTGCGGCTGCGTCTACTCCATGCGCGACGCCAAAGATCTTTAA